The Acetonema longum DSM 6540 sequence CCACTTCAGCCGGTCCGCGGCCAGACGCCCAGCGTGCTCTTACCGCTGCCCGGCATACCGATCAACACCAGATTCGGGGTGCGCTCCGGCAAGCCGGCCAAAAAATCGCCCAGCGGCTCCAGCAATTCCCCCGCCAGGCTGCGCCCCTGCCAGATCTCCTCGGCCGCTACGGCCTGGGCCGCCAGCATAGTCAGGCCGTTTACCGCCGGAATTCCCTGTTGGCGCGCTTCCCGCAGCAGCCGGGTTTCCGGCGGATTGTAGATCAGATCGACAAGGTTGGCGAAACGGGACAGCAAGTCCCGGTCAAGCGGCGTCTCCTCGGTATGCGGATACGTGCCTACAGGAGTGGCATTCACCAATAGGTCGGTTGGCGGCAGTACTTTAAGCCTGTCATAGGGCAGAGTTTCAAACGGCTCCGTCCCTGCCGGGCGGCGGCTGACCAGTTTCACAGCCGCCGCCCCGTGGTCGCGCAGCCAGTATGCCGCCGTCCGGGCGGCGCCGCCGGTCCCGAGTACAACCGCCGTTTTTCCTGCCGCAGCGATTCCATGCTGCTGCAGCATCAGACCGAACCCGTCATAGTCGGTATTGTAACCGATGGCCCGCCCGTCCCTGAACAGGACGGTATTCACGGCGCCCAGCATTCGCGCCTCAACCGACAGCTCATCCAGCAGGGGAACAATGCTTATCTTGTAGGGTATGGTAAC is a genomic window containing:
- a CDS encoding shikimate dehydrogenase family protein, with protein sequence MMRFYGLLGETLSHSLSPEIHGYLFRRLNIEAAYVLFPVAADKLAEAVNGLRLLGAGGVNVTIPYKISIVPLLDELSVEARMLGAVNTVLFRDGRAIGYNTDYDGFGLMLQQHGIAAAGKTAVVLGTGGAARTAAYWLRDHGAAAVKLVSRRPAGTEPFETLPYDRLKVLPPTDLLVNATPVGTYPHTEETPLDRDLLSRFANLVDLIYNPPETRLLREARQQGIPAVNGLTMLAAQAVAAEEIWQGRSLAGELLEPLGDFLAGLPERTPNLVLIGMPGSGKSTLGVWPRTG